The following proteins come from a genomic window of Castor canadensis chromosome 17, mCasCan1.hap1v2, whole genome shotgun sequence:
- the Msrb1 gene encoding methionine-R-sulfoxide reductase B1 isoform X2 gives MAFCSFFGGEVFQNHFEPGVYVCAKCGYELFSSRSKYVHSSPWPAFTETIHADSVAKRPEHNRPEALKAKKLLSPKGTRCRAHPHPRWMHHGHTQAVAPWHWNPKHSDREAGQGWLKLQEVPRSGSEQNLLGQSTSL, from the exons ATGGCTTTCTGCAGCTTCTTCGGGGGCGAAGTTTTCCAGAACCACTTTGAGCCAG GTGTCTATGTGTGCGCCAAGTGTGGCTATGAGCTGTTCTCCAGTCGCTCAAAGTATGTACACTCGTCCCCTTGGCCGGCATTCACTGAGACCATCCATGCTGATAGTGTGGCCAAGCGCCCCGAGCACAATCGACCTGAAGCTCTAAAG GCAAAGAAACTTCTGTCTCCCAAGGGCACTAGGTGCAGAGCTCACCCCCACCCCAGATGGATGCACCATGGCCACACCCAGGCTGTTGCACCTTGGCATTGGAACCCCAAGCATTCAGACAGGGAGGCTGGACAAGGGTGGCTGAAACTTCAGGAAGTCCCAAGGTCTGGTTCTGAACAGAATCTTCTTGGACAAAGCACTTCATTGTGA
- the Msrb1 gene encoding methionine-R-sulfoxide reductase B1 isoform X1 — MAFCSFFGGEVFQNHFEPGVYVCAKCGYELFSSRSKYVHSSPWPAFTETIHADSVAKRPEHNRPEALKVSCGKCGNGLGHEFLNDGPKRGQSRFUIFSSSLKFIPKGKETSVSQGH; from the exons ATGGCTTTCTGCAGCTTCTTCGGGGGCGAAGTTTTCCAGAACCACTTTGAGCCAG GTGTCTATGTGTGCGCCAAGTGTGGCTATGAGCTGTTCTCCAGTCGCTCAAAGTATGTACACTCGTCCCCTTGGCCGGCATTCACTGAGACCATCCATGCTGATAGTGTGGCCAAGCGCCCCGAGCACAATCGACCTGAAGCTCTAAAG GTATCCTGTGGCAAGTGTGGCAATGGACTAGGCCATGAGTTCCTGAATGATGGCCCCAAGCGGGGACAATCCCGATTCTGAATCTTCAGCAGCTCGCTGAAGTTCATCCCTAAAG GCAAAGAAACTTCTGTCTCCCAAGGGCACTAG
- the Rpl3l gene encoding ribosomal protein uL3-like isoform X3, translated as MKKYCKVIRVIVHTQMKLLPFRQKKAHIMEIQLNGGTVAEKVAWAQARLEKQVSVHSVFSQSEVIDVIAVTKGRGVKGVTSRWHTKKLPRKTHKGLRKVACIGAWHPARVGCSIARAGQKGYHHRTELNKKIYRIGRGLHMEDGKMVKNNASTSYDVTDKSITPLGGFPHYGEVNNDFVMLKGCIAGTKKRVITLRKSLRVHHSRRALENIELKFIDTTSKFGHGRFQTAQEKRVFMGPQKKHLEKEKPESSGDL; from the exons ATGAAGAAGTACTGCAAAGTCATTCGGGTCATTGTCCACACCCAG ATGAAGCTGCTGCCTTTCCGGCAGAAGAAGGCCCACATCATGGAGATCCAGCTGAATGGTGGCACGGTGGCTGAGAAGGTGGCCTGGGCCCAGGCCCGGCTAGAGAAGCAGGTGTCTGTGCACAGTGTTTTCAGCCAGAGTGAGGTCATTGATGTCATTGCTGTCACCAAGGGCAGGGGTGTCAAAG GAGTCACAAGCCGCTGGCACACCAAGAAGCTACCTCGGAAGACCCACAAGGGGCTGCGTAAGGTGGCCTGCATTGGCGCCTGGCACCCAGCCCGTGTGGGCTGCTCCATTGCCCGGGCCGGTCAGAAGGGTTACCACCACCGTACAGAGCTCAACAAGAAG ATCTACCGTATTGGCCGGGGGCTGCACATGGAGGATGGGAAGATGGTTAAAAACAATGCATCCACCAGCTACGATGTGACCGACAAGTCCATCACACCACTG GGCGGCTTCCCCCACTATGGGGAAGTCAACAATGACTTCGTCATGCTGAAGGGTTGCATTGCAGGTACCAAGAAACGGGTCATCACACTGAGGAAG TCTCTCCGGGTGCACCACAGCCGCCGGGCCCTGGAAAATATTGAACTCAAGTTCATCGACACCACCTCCAAGTTCGGTCATGGACGTTTTCAGACAGCGCAAGAGAAGAGGGTCTTCATG ggtCCCCAGAAGAAGCATCTCGAGAAGGAAAAGCCGGAGAGCTCGGGAGACTTATAG
- the Rpl3l gene encoding ribosomal protein uL3-like isoform X2, which produces MSHRKFSAPRHGHLGFLPHKRSHRHRGKVKTWPRDDPKQPVHLTAFLGYKAGMTHTLREVHRPGLKSSKREEVEAVTVVETPPLVVVGVVGYVSTPRGLRSFKTIFAEHLSDECRRRFYRDWHKSKKKAFTKACKKWRDAHGKKQLHKDFAAMKKYCKVIRVIVHTQMKLLPFRQKKAHIMEIQLNGGTVAEKVAWAQARLEKQVSVHSVFSQSEVIDVIAVTKGRGVKGVTSRWHTKKLPRKTHKGLRKVACIGAWHPARVGCSIARAGQKGYHHRTELNKKIYRIGRGLHMEDGKMVKNNASTSYDVTDKSITPLGGFPHYGEVNNDFVMLKGCIAGTKKRVITLRKSLRVHHSRRALENIELKFIDTTSKFGHGRFQTAQEKRVFMGPQKKHLEKEKPESSGDL; this is translated from the exons ATG TCCCACCGGAAGTTCTCTGCCCCTCGGCATGGGCACCTGGGCTTCTTGCCCCACAAGAGGAGCCATCGACACCGAGGCAAAGTGAAGACGTGGCCGAGGGATGACCCCAAACAGCCTGTGCACCTCACAGCCTTCCTGGGCTACAAGGCGGGCATGACTCACACCCTGCGAGAGGTGCACCGGCCGGGGCTCA AAAGTTCCAAGCGGGAGGAGGTGGAGGCGGTGACGGTGGTGGAGACACCACCCCTGGTGGTGGTGGGCGTGGTGGGCTACGTGAGCACGCCTCGAGGCCTGAGGAGCTTCAAGACCATCTTTGCAGAACACCTGAGCGACGAATGCCGCCGTCGCTTCTACCGGGACTG GCACAAGAGCAAGAAGAAAGCCTTCACCAAGGCCTGCAAGAAGTGGCGGGATGCTCATGGCAAGAAGCAGCTCCACAAAGACTTTGCTGCCATGAAGAAGTACTGCAAAGTCATTCGGGTCATTGTCCACACCCAG ATGAAGCTGCTGCCTTTCCGGCAGAAGAAGGCCCACATCATGGAGATCCAGCTGAATGGTGGCACGGTGGCTGAGAAGGTGGCCTGGGCCCAGGCCCGGCTAGAGAAGCAGGTGTCTGTGCACAGTGTTTTCAGCCAGAGTGAGGTCATTGATGTCATTGCTGTCACCAAGGGCAGGGGTGTCAAAG GAGTCACAAGCCGCTGGCACACCAAGAAGCTACCTCGGAAGACCCACAAGGGGCTGCGTAAGGTGGCCTGCATTGGCGCCTGGCACCCAGCCCGTGTGGGCTGCTCCATTGCCCGGGCCGGTCAGAAGGGTTACCACCACCGTACAGAGCTCAACAAGAAG ATCTACCGTATTGGCCGGGGGCTGCACATGGAGGATGGGAAGATGGTTAAAAACAATGCATCCACCAGCTACGATGTGACCGACAAGTCCATCACACCACTG GGCGGCTTCCCCCACTATGGGGAAGTCAACAATGACTTCGTCATGCTGAAGGGTTGCATTGCAGGTACCAAGAAACGGGTCATCACACTGAGGAAG TCTCTCCGGGTGCACCACAGCCGCCGGGCCCTGGAAAATATTGAACTCAAGTTCATCGACACCACCTCCAAGTTCGGTCATGGACGTTTTCAGACAGCGCAAGAGAAGAGGGTCTTCATG ggtCCCCAGAAGAAGCATCTCGAGAAGGAAAAGCCGGAGAGCTCGGGAGACTTATAG
- the Rpl3l gene encoding ribosomal protein uL3-like isoform X1: MVSGLGLEPEQTAIPGEGESHRKFSAPRHGHLGFLPHKRSHRHRGKVKTWPRDDPKQPVHLTAFLGYKAGMTHTLREVHRPGLKSSKREEVEAVTVVETPPLVVVGVVGYVSTPRGLRSFKTIFAEHLSDECRRRFYRDWHKSKKKAFTKACKKWRDAHGKKQLHKDFAAMKKYCKVIRVIVHTQMKLLPFRQKKAHIMEIQLNGGTVAEKVAWAQARLEKQVSVHSVFSQSEVIDVIAVTKGRGVKGVTSRWHTKKLPRKTHKGLRKVACIGAWHPARVGCSIARAGQKGYHHRTELNKKIYRIGRGLHMEDGKMVKNNASTSYDVTDKSITPLGGFPHYGEVNNDFVMLKGCIAGTKKRVITLRKSLRVHHSRRALENIELKFIDTTSKFGHGRFQTAQEKRVFMGPQKKHLEKEKPESSGDL; the protein is encoded by the exons ATGGTCAGTGGGTTGGGACTGGAGCCTGAACAAACTGCCATTCCTGGAGAGGGGGAG TCCCACCGGAAGTTCTCTGCCCCTCGGCATGGGCACCTGGGCTTCTTGCCCCACAAGAGGAGCCATCGACACCGAGGCAAAGTGAAGACGTGGCCGAGGGATGACCCCAAACAGCCTGTGCACCTCACAGCCTTCCTGGGCTACAAGGCGGGCATGACTCACACCCTGCGAGAGGTGCACCGGCCGGGGCTCA AAAGTTCCAAGCGGGAGGAGGTGGAGGCGGTGACGGTGGTGGAGACACCACCCCTGGTGGTGGTGGGCGTGGTGGGCTACGTGAGCACGCCTCGAGGCCTGAGGAGCTTCAAGACCATCTTTGCAGAACACCTGAGCGACGAATGCCGCCGTCGCTTCTACCGGGACTG GCACAAGAGCAAGAAGAAAGCCTTCACCAAGGCCTGCAAGAAGTGGCGGGATGCTCATGGCAAGAAGCAGCTCCACAAAGACTTTGCTGCCATGAAGAAGTACTGCAAAGTCATTCGGGTCATTGTCCACACCCAG ATGAAGCTGCTGCCTTTCCGGCAGAAGAAGGCCCACATCATGGAGATCCAGCTGAATGGTGGCACGGTGGCTGAGAAGGTGGCCTGGGCCCAGGCCCGGCTAGAGAAGCAGGTGTCTGTGCACAGTGTTTTCAGCCAGAGTGAGGTCATTGATGTCATTGCTGTCACCAAGGGCAGGGGTGTCAAAG GAGTCACAAGCCGCTGGCACACCAAGAAGCTACCTCGGAAGACCCACAAGGGGCTGCGTAAGGTGGCCTGCATTGGCGCCTGGCACCCAGCCCGTGTGGGCTGCTCCATTGCCCGGGCCGGTCAGAAGGGTTACCACCACCGTACAGAGCTCAACAAGAAG ATCTACCGTATTGGCCGGGGGCTGCACATGGAGGATGGGAAGATGGTTAAAAACAATGCATCCACCAGCTACGATGTGACCGACAAGTCCATCACACCACTG GGCGGCTTCCCCCACTATGGGGAAGTCAACAATGACTTCGTCATGCTGAAGGGTTGCATTGCAGGTACCAAGAAACGGGTCATCACACTGAGGAAG TCTCTCCGGGTGCACCACAGCCGCCGGGCCCTGGAAAATATTGAACTCAAGTTCATCGACACCACCTCCAAGTTCGGTCATGGACGTTTTCAGACAGCGCAAGAGAAGAGGGTCTTCATG ggtCCCCAGAAGAAGCATCTCGAGAAGGAAAAGCCGGAGAGCTCGGGAGACTTATAG